The window AAACAGAGGTTGGCATTTGCTACGTCGGCTCTCGCAACTGCAGCCAAAGCGGAGGCAATGGCAGCGGCGAGGcgaaaaagaagaagaacaagaagaaataGATCTCCGGGCTTAAAGGCATCGTAAGTACATATATCCTATATGTATAGTAGTTCATGGAATCCATGGTAAGTAACTGGTTGCATTTTGACTTCTTGATATATAGTCTGTTATTGATAAATGAATAGCAGTTCAGTATAGTCCTTGATTCAATACTTCTTTGATGTCGATACAGTGTTTTGATTCATATCCTTAAAAATTTCATTTCATCATCTCATTGATATTTAGTCGATATATAGTATAGTGTTATTATTGCATTTTTCATCAAAATTCTGTATCGACTAATCAAGGAAGTGTTGAGTTAAGGACTACTAAACTACTATCCATTTATCAGGATGAAGGAACAAAGTGTTTTTTCCCAATTACGAACCGACTATACAGTCTATACTATATATCAGAATAGAAGTAACAATAGTAAGTCAAAATGCAGCCAGAATTACTTACTTACCATGGATGAACTAATATATTCGATATGATATATAAAGGATATACGAGATGATATATTTACTTACGATCAATTTGTCTATGAGCCCTAGTTTttttcttcgtcttcttctttttcaccGCCGTCGTCGCCACGGCCTCTGCTTCAACAGCAGAAGCAAGAGCCGCCATAGTCGATGTCATCCTCTGTTCTGCTGCTACATAAGATGCGACAACCGCCTCATATTCCAGCATGAGGATCCATTTTGACCAGTACGCCATTATGTCGTCCAAGCACTTTGTCGATCCTTTACCTTTCAGCCTAGATCGCCGAGCCTATTTGAACATACTCTTCGCTAGACGCAAACTTGGTTTTGTTGCCGCCATGTTATGAGAAATATAATACTGCAACAATCATCAAACCTCTTGGTAAATACTATTGCAGACATCAACTGGGAGAGCATCtccatcaaaataataatttaattcagcAATCCTCTTGCACCACTTTAGAAGATCCCTGCATTTAGGGAAAAAAGTAAGAGTTTGTCCAAGGAATAAAGACTCAAAATCAGTTACGATCAATGTTTTGGGTACAACTGAGTAATCACCTCAGTGTAAATCTGCTGAAAGAACTTAAGGATGCAGTGTTTCCAGTATGTAATATCATAAGGTGGTTAATATTTTCCAAAGTCTCTGCAAGGATTAACATCATAATAACAATTCAAATTCCATTAATCATGATAAGATCCAAGTTTATATTATAGAATTATAGTCAGCTAGTGAACTTCTATCAGCACCATACAAGGAAGGACATACTCTAAGAGACATTTACAAAGCAGAATCTACTATACCAATAAGCTTTGCAGCAAGAGGTTCCAAATTTGAGTATCTAACTTTCAATATGCACATCAAATCTTCACTGCTTGGTGACTCTATCATTACTCTCCTCCAAAGATTACTAAGAGAGCTGCCACCTGTTAGAAAGATGTCAAAAACAATAAGCAGAAAAATATTCACAATACATATTAAGCACTAAGATCATAAATGAGCAGATGCAGTCTCTAACTATGTTCTTTTCTTCCCATCCATTCTTAATTTACACTCAATTCAGATTTGTGAAGAAGcattataaaaatgttgtaagGAGGGACATTCCTATATAAATGTCTAAGAGCTCAAAATAGTAAGAATGGAACGTTGATTGGACAATTGAGAAAATGATCGTATACATGACAATCTACAGATATTGGGAAGGCAACCGCATCACAACCTTCTTTTGACAATGCAATATCGGGTTTTGAACTTGATATAGTGGAGAACAGTCGAAATCCTTGTGGCACTCTTATAGCCTGCAAAAGGATACAAGAAAGGTAAAATATCTTGATACTGATAGGGAATCTATTAATAGTTTTACCCTCTTATGcatcaagttgtgtaatttTGTCTAGTTAGCTATCTAGACATAATAACCTActagggagaaaaaaataaagaatgacaAGTTACGAATGATAAATACCTCCCCGTGGCCAGTTGAAAATAAACAAGCACCTTCCAACAAAGGCAGTAAAAGAGATTGTACATCAGACGGAGCTTtatcaatatcctcaaaaacaACCCAATATCCATTCATGTCAGCCTGCACGTGAGAATCTCAAGGATATTATGATTCGTTACAAAATTAATACTCAGCATATTGAAGATTTTGACAAAAGGAAAAACCTGTGTAAGGGAACCTTTGCCATCTGAACTCCCCAGGTTGTTCTGCGCAAACATAACTACCAACCAGGGTTTTTCCATCAATTTGTTCACTCATGGGGGAAAATGAGAAAATCAAGTGAGAGGCTGACTACCTTTGTTAGAGCTGAAATACTTAagaaaaaatgggaaaaaataaCAAGTTAAATATCAAGGCAATGACTGCAAATGAGATGATAATGACATGGACCTCTAAAAGATTATGGCTTTGgtgttatttttgttgttgttattgaCAGTGTAAAGGTAGTAAGAAGATGTGGTGATAACATGTGTGAAGATTGAAGAATCAAGTTCTAGTACCAATTATAGTGTAGAATCGATATAGGAAAGACAGAAATTGTtataagaaaagataaaaatagagaaGAGACATAAAATCCGTTCATATGTCTGATCATATGTTTGCGACCTTCGAGTCTACTGTGGATTAATGAAAGAGTTGCTTCCTTTCAAAATCATCTGATCATATCTTTACATATCGGTAGCCATGCCTATATTTACTAACAATTAGCATAAACTAGTTGAACACTTAACTCTAAAATAACTCCTATCTAATAATTatcttttatcattattataaaataatataattatccaattttaattagattattttttctGGTCATGTGTCAACTTTGAATTGGCCCTTCAAACTCCTAATCTGTCTTTCATCTCATAGACACTCATTTCACCCATCTTGCAAAAGAAATAGATCTTCAACTTAAATCATCCAACATGCTATTTTGTATTGTTCATATTAGTCTCTGTCTCTCTGACTAACTACATCAGAAAATGATACCCTTTTACCTATAAAGGTTTACCTGCCTCTACAAGACAACTAACTGTAACAGATAACCATACACCCCAGTACAAATGTAATACACGTGATTGTTTTTAAGGAACACAAAGGTCTTAAAAATCATCTCAAGTACAATAATGCACTGCCCAGTGCCCAGTcggggttatttaaataatacgcAACACCATCTTTACATCCATCTTCTCATCAttcaaatcaacaaccaaaattccctctatttatttttaaacaaaaatatttcttcattaaatattaatatcctTGAAATCTCTCTAcccaaataacccacttttCCATATCCCCAAACGaaaaaggttatttaaataacccaaagcCAAACAAGGCTCAAATTTGAAAGTGTACCTTGACTCCCATATCGACGGGCTAACTCAGCAATAAGTTCTGTTTTCCCGCACCAGCTGGACTGTATAAAAGAACAGGCCACTTTTGCCCCACTGCCAACCTGACCATCTCAAAACTTTTTCCCACAGAAGATGTCAAGACAAACCGATATGAAAAGGATCCTAGATTCCTGAAATCATTCAAGCCAGGAGGAAATGTTAACACTGAAAAGGCATtcataataaattgttttttgcCCCCACAATAACACACCAGGAATAATAAAAGAGATTTGCCAACTTGACCATCAATATAATCTACAAATAAATATCAACATAAATTGCTCTTCCAGAAAACCTACCAGTTCATTAATTTTCTATCTTTGTTTGGCGACTCACTCTTATTTAACTCAGTTTGCATTACATCCAATGGAGATGGGTCAAAATTCTGAGTGAAGTATTTGGTTGCAATCAACCACTTCCTTCTTTAGACTTTGACTTTGCTCATTGGATAATTGAATAAACCATCCTGCCTTTTCTATCGAAACATCTTGATAGAATTCCAACCAGCCTTAAACATGAGTATATTTAATTCATCAAGTAGAACTACGTGATAAAACTAGTGAGAAAGTGAAAGAAAATTCACAAGAATGTTAAGGAAACAGGAAATAAAACCTACCGTAATGAACATGCAAAATTTTCATATGCCGAGAGAAAATGGGCATTAACAGTATTGATTTCTTTCAAGGTAGCTGAAAGAATCTGGTTCCCACACCATGATGTgtcaaaaataatgtttaatagattAGTGACTTTTCCTACATCAGCATGGTTGGGAGCTTCTTTTGCATATTCTTGAGATTGTTGTACTTTTCTGGCTTCTCTAATTGACAGTTGTACAAGATCCACGAAACATGACCAATTCCAAATGTGGCAAAAATATCAGGTTTTGCCAAGAGAAGACGATATGATGTCCGGCAAATATCTAAGAGACGAATACTTCCCTGATTTGGATGATAAGAAATAACAAAGTGAGCACACATTGATGACAGTTCAAACATATCACATTTTAAATACAATCATGTTACTTGTTTCTTATGAATGGTTGCACAAATAATGCATGAGAGTCATCCCTGAGTaatcaataaagaaaaaaagtataGTAATATGGATACGAAGTGCTGCAAAAACGAGTGAAGCTGACAATGAGCTAATTGTGAGACAGTTTAAGATAACCGAAAGGAGGGTAGAATTCACTTGTATTTTATTGCTTTAGTCTTgagaaaaaatgtttttcaaGGAAAACAAATAGAACATTGGATCTCTTTTGTGATAGGAATCTAACTTAATGTTTTTTGTTTCCCGTTTATTGTCTTTCCATCCCCATCCCCTTTCTTGTAAAACGATCGCACCCAAAGCTAAATACTCAAAGTTAAGACAACGGTACAAACGCCATAAAACAGAAATACAAGTCTTGCATGACAATGAAGGAATATTGAGACACAACCAGAAACAGGTGCAATAAGCAAGTTTAATAACAGACCCTTTATTTGGCACCCTGAACATAGAGATTTAGGCCAAAGCAAAGTAAATACCAATAGTTGTGGCTTGGTAAAAGGTTGTTCAAGCAAAATCCACTGAAATGGAAGTGGGGCGaacttgaaataatttaatataggCCTGCATAgataaataatacataattaaatagatttactAAGAAAATGTAACTGATAAAAATGTCTAGATGTCAGTGAAATATATAAGAATTTTATGTTTGCAAAAACACGTTACTTTAGCCTTTGTGTATGTATCTCCTTGTAATgtgtttattattaatgattatAGATGCAAGAAGGATACATAAAGTATTTCAAATGTACATGCACTTCAAGCCAGAAATTTTCTTTTAAGCCGACCTTGACAAGTGCGATTGCCTCTGATGAGAAGTCGCAGGCACGAATAAAGAGATTTGGGTGACTACCCAATATGGGAAAGATGGTGTTTCCTGCTCCACATCCAACCTATAGAAAGAAAATCTATTGGAATTGTTGGCAAAACAGTTTGTCTTTTAACACAATTCAACAAATAATCTCTTACTTAGGAACAGAAATATCAATATGGAGTTTGATTGTATGCCTAATTGATTTCATTCCTAATAAATGTGATATGGCAGAAGTTTGTTAAGTGTAGGATGGTTTCAATCTTTAGAGACTTTATAATCGAAAAGACGAGGACAAATACTTTCTTCCCCTTTTGATCTTCATTCTCCTTCTACTGGGGTTGTTCGATTTTTTGAAATGCATTGCAGATTCTAACAAGGAGATATTCCATTCCTCCATTCCAAGttcaataataaaacataaacaaCTTTTCCTGAATTGATTAAACATTTGATATTGATGTAAGCAAAATTGCCAGTTCCCCAGCCCTACAGTGATTCTAATGTATGAGTATAAAACAAAGTACCTAGAACGATCTTGCCTTTTGAGGAAGTTAGAGAATCATCGGAGAAGTATTGTCCCCAATCCTTCTCCAAGTAATGCCGATCCTTGAAGAACTGCAAACAGATGCAGATGTAAAATTTTGAACTACAAATAACAAAAGAACAACCTAGTTCAGAGTCGGAGATGAAGAAATGACCAACCTTTCCCTGATGGCGTCTATAGAACTTGTCCCAGGACTTGCTGGAGCCATTATCGTCGCTTGTGGATAGTAGACCGATCTCTTTCTACTAGGGTTTATTAGTTCTGTCGTACTGTTTTTTTTGTCATCCATTTCCACATCAGTGGATCTGGGGATCTCGTCTTCTTCCATGAACACATCACCACCATCTGTATTATGGGATTCTGTCAAAGCAAAAGAAGCATTACAAAATTCAGAATATTTTCAAGTTGGAGTCACCATATGACATGGGCTATTTCTATTTTGAACTTGATTGCTATCATATCATGCCTACTACTACAAACTTCGACTACAATTTTGTTCTAACTGGCTTAGATGTTAACCATTCTTCATCTCACTATTATACCCACTTGAGCTCTCCATTCTACTACCAAAACAAGGAAAGATACTAACTCAAGCTTCATATGTCAAAAGATCAATAATGATATAATGTGTGGGTAATAGGATTCTGAACAAAGTTAGACACTTCTTTTCATAATCACCTAGTTGATTCGCATTATTGGACCATTTAAGAGTGGAAACATGCTCCGAAAAAATGAACTGACCTGAAGGCTGGGCAGTGGACGACGGTTCACGGCAGAAGGTGGAGGAATGTGTGGCGTCGACGGTCAGCGGAGGAACCAAGGTACTAGCCGGCGCCGGGCGAGATTCGTTATCGGAAAATGACGACTGAGGATCTGAGAGAAGGGAGGAGAGTTTGGGGGAAAGATGGGTTAAAAcatttgggaaatttgatgaaatgcccgctaaaataaaaaaatgacggcccgctaatgttggcaaaaagggcccttttgtcctgcgaaatgtcagaaataGCCTTTGCGCGCCAGATTTTACGCTTATTGACGCGAATTGACattcacgcgatttagattaaatcgcgtgattttattcacgcgttttagatgaaacgcgtgaatgacaATTCACGTTTTTCAATTTACGTGAATTCCcatccacgcgtttcatctaaaacgcgttgatgaactcacgcgatttatattaaatcgcgtgaatgacaattcgcgtctttagtcttatatataacttttggccctaatttaaaacaaaacctctctgattctccctcccactccgacttccaaaaccacttcttctcaactgccgacttccttcaacatcgatcaagatcatcgttcctcaacatcgttcctcgtccaacatcATCGACTTTCCACCGTCTATTCGACATCATTGTCTTTCCACCGTCTCTTCGACATATTCCGGTAAGTTTAGGGCTTAAGGGTTAGGGTTATGTTTTGATGTGTATTATGtcgtttatattgatttatattgatgtatttagggtttagggtttggttctggtttcgtttatgtctgtaaatgcttttagggtatatgacgagtattgtatcaatgttcttattctgcatgcatgcatttcacgtttattcattcatttctcgtttaagaaatggcattttcgtgtttgttatgtgcttgtgaagaaatggtatttttgtgttttctttgactGTGTAGGCTTAGGGTTTAACTTTTGTTGCTTTACTACACCttaatagaatgccaatgagacaTGTTTCGAtgttatattaagaaatttagAACTGTCCATTGAGAAATATATTACTGCATCTTTATTGTATTATTGTCCATTACTGCACCTTTactttactgcaccttaatgtatTAAGAAATTTGCAAGCATTTCTCAATAGTTAATTCGATTTGCTTACTCCCA is drawn from Impatiens glandulifera chromosome 3, dImpGla2.1, whole genome shotgun sequence and contains these coding sequences:
- the LOC124931079 gene encoding midasin-like; translation: MEKPWLVVMFAQNNLGSSDGKGSLTQADMNGYWVVFEDIDKAPSDVQSLLLPLLEGACLFSTGHGEAIRVPQGFRLFSTISSSKPDIALSKEGGSSLSNLWRRVMIESPSSEDLMCILKVRYSNLEPLAAKLIETLENINHLMILHTGNTASLSSFSRFTLRDLLKWCKRIAELNYYFDGDALPVDVCNSIYQEILSRLLPITNLARRRLVPWCLR